The Herpetosiphon gulosus sequence AATCACTCGCAAGCTGGTGGATGGTGTCACCAAGAAGGACTGGAATCAATATCATGGAAAAATCTCACTACCAAGGTGGCCACTGTCAAGAGCATGGTGTTGGCGCACGCATATGGGATTCAACGACATCGAGGATGGTACCATCAGCAACCGCAGGCTGTCCAAAGGCGAGTTGAAAGGGCATCCCAACCCAGAATTGACCAGTATGCTCATCTGGTGATAACATCCGAATCCCGCCAGTAATGGTTTCGCCGGGCATAAGCATGCCATCCTCCGTTCCAAAAAAGTAACAGAACCAATCGTGCGGCGAATGTTGGTATCGAAATTGGATATCTATCCCACCAAGCCAGAGAGGGGCGACCCTCAGTCCTGATGGATAGAGTGATACCGTAACAATAATGTGTGGTGGATAGAGCATGGGAAACCTCTCTACGTATCGCGATGACGAATGATCGCAATCATACCTTTTTTCAACAGATGGATACCAATCAGGAAGCCCTGAGCCTTTAATGATCTCGGCAACCTAGAAAGGTCGTCACTCAGATCCATATGGGCGTTGTTACGAAAGAATCCCTTGACAAACAACGAGAAGGATCGGGAGCATGAGCGCGGCAACCACGGGTTCGATGATTCCAAGACGCTTTCTGCCCCGATGGGTTGTTACGCATCACGCGGCCCATCATGTATGACGTGGTGTATGCGATGGCCATTATGCATGATCCTCGGCAGTGGCGCTCTCTGACACCAAATCATTGGCCAAGGGAATGCGATCATTGGCGATGGCTTGCTGGGCAACATAGCGCCCTGGCGTGGCAAAATTTGACCAGCCGCCCGCATCCCGCAGCGCCTGAATCGGCACCTGCAACTGGGCCAGGCGGGTCGCCCACGAGTGGCGTAAGTCATGCGGCGAGAGATTGGCAATCCCAATCAGCATCCCCAGCTGCTGAATCCGCTTGCTGATCGCCCGTTCCGCCAACCCAAAGCGGGTAAACAGACCGTTCTGGTCAAAACTGGCGATCAGCGGCTGGTTCGGCTCGGTAGGGACAGGAACACTGGCCTGATAGCGGGCGAGCACCGTCCCCACATCCCCCAGCAAGCGATGGCGCTGGACGATCTTGACTTTGGGACGGGCAACCGTCAACAGATCGGTGCGCAGCGACTCCCAGCGCAGCAACGCGACTTCGCCACAGCGCAAGCCCAAGTCCACCAACAGGCAGACGAGCAGGGCATCACGGGCGGCAACGGCCTCAGACCGGGTCGTGGGATTGCGCCATGGGGCGTGCTTCAGGTCGATAATCTGGCTGGTCGTGAGAATATTGGCCGTGGCCTTTTTGGCGGCAATCCGCGTCGCTTGGTCGGTCGCCACGCGCTGCTGGTCGAGGTTGTCACCTTCACTGCGGCGATAGCCACTCAGCGCCCGAATCCGACTATACGTGTCAGCGGGAATCACGCCCGCAAGGTGGGCCAACCGCGCATAGGTGCGCACGGTGGCGAGGCGAATATTGATCGTGCCAATCGCATAGCCTTCGGTCAGCATCCAGGTGCGAAAGGCGCTGATCAAGCCCGCCGTGATGCCGTCCCACGCCGCTGGATCGTGAGCCAACACCGAGACTTCCTGATCATCGACGGGAATCACCACGTTCACGCTGGCCAAGAAATCGGAGAACCCCTGCAAATCGACCTCATGCCGACGGCGCGTTTTGGGGGCAAGCCGACTGCGGTACTCGGTGATCATGACGGACTGGGCCGCCGTATCGGCTTGAATGCCCCGAATAGTTAAGGCCGCGCGGTGATCGGCCACGACTGGGTTCTCATTATTGGAAGGGGGGAGCAGGGTTGGTTCATCCATACAGACCTCACGTGACATAATTATGCGCGACACCCATC is a genomic window containing:
- a CDS encoding tyrosine-type recombinase/integrase, with the translated sequence MADHRAALTIRGIQADTAAQSVMITEYRSRLAPKTRRRHEVDLQGFSDFLASVNVVIPVDDQEVSVLAHDPAAWDGITAGLISAFRTWMLTEGYAIGTINIRLATVRTYARLAHLAGVIPADTYSRIRALSGYRRSEGDNLDQQRVATDQATRIAAKKATANILTTSQIIDLKHAPWRNPTTRSEAVAARDALLVCLLVDLGLRCGEVALLRWESLRTDLLTVARPKVKIVQRHRLLGDVGTVLARYQASVPVPTEPNQPLIASFDQNGLFTRFGLAERAISKRIQQLGMLIGIANLSPHDLRHSWATRLAQLQVPIQALRDAGGWSNFATPGRYVAQQAIANDRIPLANDLVSESATAEDHA